Proteins encoded by one window of Desulfurococcus sp.:
- the thiC gene encoding phosphomethylpyrimidine synthase ThiC, whose amino-acid sequence MSKTIVSTARAGSISEEMRKLSELEGVPAEKIRDRIASGRIVIIANNRLENLKVTGVGRGLYTKVNVNVGTSGTVMDVEMEREKVKIAVEYGADTVMDLSIGGDLDEIRRLIIREARPLPVGTVPVYQAWIEGVRRYGGAGFPSDWFLEIVERHLRDGVAFMTIHSAISLELARRAVRSSRIMPIVSRGGAMLAAWMLENNEENPFRRHWDYLAELFAEYDAVVSIGDALRPGSIVDQHDELQIAELTEAARQVKSLREKGVQVIVEGPGHMTIDQVASNIKLMKKLTDGAPYYVLGPLVTDIAMGYDHIAAAIGGAIAAASGADFLCYLTPAEHLSLPTPEQVKEGLIAARIAAHAGDIVKLGARAYRRDFELSLHRARLEWSEVFKYAFDRERALRIYKQFNVNVSSCNMCGQYCVFLLLGKYLRERAVGGSLSQ is encoded by the coding sequence GTGAGTAAAACTATTGTCTCTACAGCTAGAGCTGGAAGTATAAGTGAAGAAATGAGGAAACTCAGCGAGCTTGAAGGAGTTCCAGCTGAGAAGATCCGTGATAGAATAGCTTCGGGCAGGATAGTTATCATAGCTAACAATAGACTTGAGAATTTAAAGGTGACTGGAGTAGGAAGGGGCTTGTATACCAAGGTTAATGTTAATGTAGGCACCAGTGGCACTGTCATGGATGTAGAAATGGAGAGGGAGAAAGTAAAGATAGCTGTCGAATATGGTGCCGATACAGTAATGGATTTAAGTATAGGCGGGGATCTAGATGAAATAAGACGATTAATTATAAGAGAGGCTAGACCACTACCAGTTGGCACAGTACCAGTTTACCAGGCATGGATTGAAGGTGTTAGAAGGTACGGGGGCGCTGGGTTTCCCAGCGACTGGTTCCTAGAGATTGTAGAAAGGCACTTAAGGGATGGAGTAGCCTTCATGACCATCCACTCGGCTATAAGCCTCGAGCTAGCTAGGAGAGCTGTTAGAAGCAGTAGAATCATGCCGATTGTAAGCCGTGGTGGCGCAATGCTAGCTGCATGGATGCTCGAGAACAATGAGGAGAACCCGTTTAGAAGGCACTGGGACTACCTTGCTGAGCTCTTCGCTGAGTATGATGCAGTCGTTAGTATAGGAGACGCATTGAGACCTGGAAGTATAGTAGACCAGCACGACGAGCTCCAAATAGCAGAACTCACCGAGGCTGCCAGGCAGGTTAAATCCCTTAGAGAGAAAGGAGTCCAGGTGATCGTGGAGGGCCCGGGCCACATGACAATAGATCAAGTAGCCAGTAACATCAAGTTAATGAAAAAGCTAACTGATGGGGCACCCTACTATGTGCTGGGACCCTTAGTCACAGATATAGCTATGGGCTACGATCACATCGCTGCCGCTATAGGTGGAGCGATAGCAGCTGCAAGCGGTGCTGACTTCCTGTGCTATCTAACTCCAGCCGAGCATCTAAGTCTCCCCACACCAGAGCAGGTGAAAGAAGGGTTAATAGCAGCCAGGATTGCAGCGCACGCCGGTGATATAGTGAAGCTGGGAGCTAGAGCTTATAGGAGGGATTTCGAGCTGAGCCTTCACAGGGCAAGGCTTGAATGGAGCGAGGTATTCAAGTACGCGTTTGATAGAGAGCGTGCTCTACGAATATACAAGCAGTTTAATGTTAACGTAAGCTCATGCAACATGTGCGGGCAGTACTGTGTTTTTCTACTACTCGGTAAGTACCTCCGTGAGAGGGCTGTGGGAGGCAGCTTAAGCCAGTAG
- a CDS encoding 4Fe-4S ferredoxin, with the protein MMKDDLHLPGLWSIWVKAPLLKDSDLLVVSACLPYVNPRLFRELSKGKVVLLACPEAESSAYYGKLASIVKSSKPRSITVVTIDGSPHCLMLHAAANEAEYILGEKVEKKHYVVVGAERLVEVSSDAVRVARYLSLVDELIREKPEIFGELRKLSLEYKSILEKHGGSRE; encoded by the coding sequence ATGATGAAGGATGACCTCCACCTACCTGGCTTGTGGAGTATATGGGTTAAAGCCCCTCTTCTCAAAGATAGTGATCTACTTGTCGTATCAGCATGCCTGCCCTACGTGAATCCAAGGCTCTTCAGAGAGCTTTCTAAGGGTAAAGTAGTTCTACTTGCCTGCCCTGAAGCCGAGTCTTCAGCATACTATGGTAAGCTTGCAAGTATCGTGAAGAGTTCTAAGCCTAGGAGTATTACTGTGGTCACTATTGATGGCAGTCCACACTGCTTAATGCTGCATGCAGCAGCTAATGAAGCCGAGTATATTCTAGGGGAGAAAGTTGAAAAGAAGCACTACGTGGTGGTAGGAGCTGAGAGACTCGTAGAGGTAAGCTCAGACGCGGTACGCGTTGCAAGATACCTCTCGCTCGTAGACGAGTTAATCCGTGAGAAGCCTGAAATATTCGGGGAACTAAGAAAGTTGAGTCTCGAATATAAGAGCATTCTGGAGAAGCATGGTGGAAGCCGTGAGTAA